One genomic segment of Stigmatella erecta includes these proteins:
- a CDS encoding matrixin family metalloprotease → MNGRWHGYAALVMLAGIFAGSAEAYEPLGYEMLHTRDNPFRYYLDARAGTPAGIALAEVEKATNAAFKTWEDVQCAYPDFEYMGRSTVNAGINPNKVGDTYDTFNVSTIWVTQTTDPYYETVLNGGSRPSSTLALTYAGYLYQCDIFINAVKFKWTTLPNTTPSQGFIDLQTALTHEVGHCLGFNDNFDPLTSVMNPELPVGGNRRTLDPDDVTGLCALYPENGDVGSPCSATDPCSNGLTCVTRRTAEGASAQYCTKGCIGNTNGECPDPFLCRPSTAVAGSTRACLAVPDEFVTQVGAPCEQSPQCGSPRGICQVPLQLPSTGTAWVGGYCQQSCVAGASPAVCPTGSLCADLGEDDRCFQRCDAASSCREGYTCAPLAQGSACIPRCYADADCNEGGGNAFVCRVCDGVCVQNDQSGRGVGDPCDANNACGPGLGCTFIGNHPQGICSRSCSTVCDCPAGSTCRTVGADKLCMRDCAGGTCAEPMQCNPLDTVYACQPPCRTNTDCPNGFLCGADGCYSDQSNDGGCSLCNDGGTPPPPPPVDGGGGGGDSGSPGGCGCSSGTAASALAFFAVLALLRVGGRRSWPRR, encoded by the coding sequence ATGAACGGTAGATGGCACGGGTACGCAGCGCTGGTGATGCTGGCAGGGATCTTCGCGGGCTCGGCGGAGGCGTACGAGCCCCTGGGCTACGAGATGCTCCACACGCGGGACAATCCGTTCCGCTACTACCTGGACGCCCGGGCTGGCACGCCCGCGGGCATCGCGCTCGCGGAGGTGGAGAAGGCCACCAACGCCGCCTTCAAGACCTGGGAAGACGTGCAGTGCGCCTATCCCGACTTCGAGTACATGGGCCGGAGCACGGTCAACGCGGGCATCAACCCCAACAAAGTGGGGGACACGTATGACACGTTCAACGTGAGCACTATCTGGGTTACCCAGACCACGGACCCGTACTACGAGACGGTGCTCAACGGCGGCAGCCGCCCATCGTCCACCCTCGCGCTCACCTATGCGGGGTACCTCTACCAGTGCGACATCTTCATCAACGCGGTGAAGTTCAAGTGGACCACGTTGCCGAACACCACCCCCAGCCAGGGGTTCATCGACCTGCAGACAGCCCTCACCCACGAGGTGGGCCACTGCCTGGGCTTCAATGACAACTTCGACCCGCTGACCTCGGTGATGAACCCGGAGCTGCCGGTGGGGGGCAACCGCCGCACGCTCGACCCGGACGATGTGACGGGCTTGTGCGCGCTCTACCCCGAGAATGGTGATGTGGGCTCGCCGTGCTCCGCGACGGACCCGTGTTCCAATGGACTCACCTGCGTGACGCGCCGGACGGCGGAGGGCGCGTCGGCGCAGTACTGCACCAAGGGATGTATCGGCAACACCAACGGCGAGTGCCCGGACCCCTTCCTGTGCCGGCCCTCCACCGCCGTGGCGGGCTCCACGCGCGCGTGCCTGGCCGTGCCCGATGAGTTCGTCACCCAGGTGGGTGCCCCCTGCGAGCAGTCCCCCCAGTGTGGCTCGCCCCGGGGCATCTGCCAGGTGCCCCTGCAGCTTCCCTCCACGGGGACGGCGTGGGTCGGCGGCTACTGCCAGCAGTCGTGCGTGGCGGGCGCCAGCCCTGCGGTCTGCCCCACGGGCTCGCTGTGCGCCGATCTGGGGGAGGATGACCGCTGCTTCCAGCGCTGCGATGCCGCCTCCAGTTGCCGGGAGGGCTATACCTGCGCCCCGCTGGCCCAGGGCTCCGCCTGCATTCCCAGGTGCTACGCCGATGCGGACTGCAACGAGGGCGGGGGCAATGCCTTCGTCTGCCGGGTGTGCGACGGCGTCTGTGTCCAGAACGATCAATCGGGCCGCGGGGTGGGTGACCCTTGCGATGCCAACAACGCGTGCGGGCCTGGGCTGGGCTGCACCTTCATTGGCAACCACCCCCAGGGCATCTGCTCGCGGTCGTGCTCCACGGTGTGTGATTGCCCGGCGGGCTCGACCTGCCGCACGGTGGGCGCGGACAAGCTGTGCATGCGTGACTGCGCGGGCGGCACGTGTGCCGAGCCCATGCAGTGCAACCCGCTCGACACCGTCTACGCGTGCCAGCCGCCCTGCCGCACCAACACGGACTGCCCGAACGGGTTCCTCTGCGGCGCCGACGGGTGCTATTCGGACCAGTCCAACGATGGCGGCTGCTCGCTCTGCAATGATGGCGGCACCCCGCCGCCTCCGCCCCCCGTGGA
- a CDS encoding uroporphyrinogen-III synthase: MERRLEGKRVLVTRPKERVEELCFLLEDEGAEVMSLPVLELRPPEDARPLAAAAESIQRYRWVVFASPSAVEALMEALREAGTLDRLNHVRIAVVGPRTARTAEGYGLTVAAEPAEATGLGLFEAIREALHPDDEVLLPAGEEGRRELELALREHGVRVTRVTAYRSTPAELPPEAHAALGQTPPDVVLFASPRTAELFLEAMGAAGLGQAKVVAIGPTTAGALARLGVEVAAVAERPTSEGLVDATVRAVHG, encoded by the coding sequence GTGGAACGGCGACTCGAAGGCAAGCGCGTGCTGGTCACGCGTCCGAAGGAACGGGTGGAGGAGCTGTGCTTCCTCCTGGAGGATGAGGGCGCGGAGGTGATGAGCCTGCCGGTGCTGGAGCTGCGTCCGCCGGAGGACGCGCGGCCGCTGGCCGCCGCCGCCGAGTCCATTCAGCGCTACCGGTGGGTTGTCTTCGCGAGCCCCTCCGCCGTGGAGGCGCTCATGGAGGCCCTGCGCGAGGCGGGCACGCTGGACCGCCTGAACCACGTCCGGATCGCCGTGGTGGGCCCTCGTACCGCGCGGACGGCGGAGGGCTATGGCCTGACGGTGGCGGCGGAGCCCGCCGAGGCCACTGGCCTGGGCCTCTTCGAGGCGATCCGGGAGGCGCTGCACCCGGACGACGAGGTGCTGCTGCCCGCTGGCGAGGAGGGGCGCCGGGAGCTGGAGCTGGCCCTGCGCGAGCACGGGGTGCGCGTCACCCGCGTCACCGCCTACCGGTCCACCCCGGCGGAGCTGCCGCCCGAGGCCCACGCGGCCCTCGGGCAGACGCCGCCGGATGTGGTGCTCTTCGCCTCTCCGCGCACGGCGGAGCTCTTCCTGGAGGCTATGGGCGCCGCAGGACTGGGCCAGGCCAAGGTGGTGGCCATTGGCCCCACGACGGCGGGGGCCCTGGCCCGGTTGGGCGTGGAGGTGGCGGCTGTGGCCGAGCGTCCCACTTCGGAAGGGCTGGTGGACGCCACAGTCCGTGCCGTTCACGGGTAG
- the hemC gene encoding hydroxymethylbilane synthase — protein MSRSVRIATRQSPLALWQARHVGALLAERHPGLSVSLVEMTTEGDRFLSAPLSAVGGKGLFVKEIEQALLDGRADIAVHSLKDMTSVMPEGLMLAAVPVREDPRDAFCSPTGLTLDRLPQGARVGTSSLRRSCILRARRPDLEIVSLRGNVQTRLQKTRELGLAGAVLAHAGLKRLGLEREISDVLSPEVSLPAVGQGVLAIQCRTEDAAVRALLAPLEDEATRIAVTAERALLAKLEGGCTVPLAGHATLEQGRVYLRGFVGRPDGTRVVAGEVRGPVPEAHALGEALAEELLSRGAGEILRDFGRAAPGPKP, from the coding sequence ATGAGCCGTTCCGTGCGAATCGCCACCCGCCAGAGCCCGCTGGCGCTCTGGCAGGCCCGCCACGTGGGCGCGTTGCTCGCCGAGCGCCACCCCGGGCTGTCCGTGTCCCTGGTGGAGATGACGACCGAGGGAGACCGGTTCCTCTCGGCCCCGCTGTCCGCCGTGGGCGGCAAGGGGCTGTTCGTGAAGGAAATCGAACAGGCGCTCCTGGATGGCCGCGCGGACATCGCCGTGCACAGCCTCAAGGACATGACGTCCGTGATGCCCGAGGGGCTGATGCTCGCGGCGGTGCCGGTGCGTGAAGACCCGCGGGATGCCTTCTGCAGCCCCACGGGGCTGACGCTCGACAGGCTGCCCCAGGGCGCCCGGGTGGGCACCTCGTCGCTGCGCCGCAGCTGCATCCTGCGCGCCCGGCGGCCGGACCTGGAAATTGTCAGCCTGCGCGGCAACGTGCAGACGCGGCTCCAGAAGACGCGGGAGCTGGGGCTGGCGGGCGCGGTGCTGGCCCACGCCGGGCTCAAGCGCCTGGGGCTGGAGCGGGAGATCTCCGACGTGCTGTCCCCCGAGGTGAGCCTGCCTGCGGTGGGGCAGGGGGTGCTGGCCATCCAGTGCCGCACGGAGGACGCGGCGGTGAGGGCGCTGCTGGCCCCCCTGGAGGACGAGGCGACGCGCATCGCGGTGACGGCCGAGCGGGCGCTGCTGGCCAAGCTGGAGGGCGGGTGCACGGTGCCGCTGGCGGGCCATGCCACGCTGGAGCAGGGCCGGGTGTACCTGAGGGGCTTCGTGGGGCGGCCGGATGGCACGCGGGTGGTGGCCGGGGAGGTGCGGGGCCCCGTGCCAGAGGCCCACGCGCTGGGCGAGGCGCTCGCCGAGGAACTGTTGTCCCGTGGCGCGGGCGAGATTCTTCGCGATTTTGGCCGCGCGGCCCCAGGGCCGAAGCCCTAG
- the hemA gene encoding glutamyl-tRNA reductase yields MELLCLGVSHRTAPLNVRERLALPEPQQAELLQRLAQVPSSEALLVSTCNRVEVYMCAPDLFQADQLVREELSRLGGPETLHHLYAHQGAGALEHLFRVASSLDSMVLGEAQILGQVKEAYELGVSTGSVRNALMRVFAAAFGCAKRVRTETAIGRASTSMASAAVSLASKVFDDLKDKTVLVVGAGEMAELAARHLRQAGPHRLLVANRTLARAQALAAEVGGEARPFEELHGLLKDADVVVCSTASPVPLFTRENVSAVGRSRRFRPLFMVDLAVPRDIAPDVAELDWVHAYDVDDIQKFVAENEAARAEEAQKAGVLVIQEVSRFMRERALREGMPVLARLRQRAEQIARAEVEKTLSAMGDGLNDKQRKSIEAMGRAIVNKLLHEPTARLRAVGPEHEGNRLAGAAAELFGLEDEAASRAEAQAAPPAIAASGGKR; encoded by the coding sequence ATGGAACTGCTCTGTCTGGGCGTGTCCCATCGGACCGCCCCCCTCAACGTCCGCGAGCGTCTGGCGCTGCCGGAGCCCCAGCAGGCCGAACTGCTGCAGCGGCTCGCGCAGGTGCCTTCCTCCGAAGCGCTGCTCGTCTCCACCTGCAACCGGGTGGAGGTGTACATGTGCGCCCCGGACCTGTTCCAGGCGGACCAGCTCGTGCGCGAGGAGCTGAGCCGGCTGGGTGGGCCGGAGACGCTCCACCACCTCTATGCGCACCAGGGGGCCGGGGCGCTGGAGCACCTGTTCCGCGTGGCCTCGAGCCTGGACTCCATGGTGCTGGGCGAGGCGCAGATTCTCGGCCAGGTGAAGGAGGCCTATGAGCTGGGCGTGAGCACCGGCTCGGTGCGCAACGCGCTGATGCGGGTGTTCGCGGCGGCGTTCGGCTGCGCCAAGCGCGTGCGCACCGAGACGGCCATCGGCCGGGCCTCGACGTCCATGGCCTCGGCGGCGGTGTCGCTGGCCAGCAAGGTGTTCGACGATCTGAAGGACAAGACGGTGCTGGTGGTGGGGGCCGGGGAGATGGCGGAGCTGGCCGCCCGGCACCTGCGGCAGGCCGGGCCTCACCGGCTGCTGGTGGCCAACCGCACCCTGGCGCGGGCCCAGGCCCTGGCGGCCGAGGTGGGGGGCGAGGCCCGTCCCTTCGAGGAGCTGCATGGGCTCCTGAAGGATGCGGACGTCGTGGTGTGCTCGACGGCCTCGCCGGTGCCCCTGTTCACCCGCGAGAACGTGAGCGCGGTGGGCCGGTCCCGGCGGTTCCGGCCCCTGTTCATGGTGGACCTGGCGGTCCCCCGGGACATCGCGCCGGACGTGGCGGAGCTGGACTGGGTGCACGCCTACGACGTGGATGACATCCAGAAGTTCGTGGCGGAGAACGAGGCGGCGCGGGCCGAGGAGGCCCAGAAGGCCGGCGTGCTCGTCATCCAGGAAGTGTCCCGCTTCATGCGGGAGCGGGCGCTCCGCGAGGGGATGCCCGTGCTGGCGCGGCTCCGGCAGCGGGCCGAGCAGATCGCCCGCGCGGAGGTGGAGAAGACCTTGAGTGCGATGGGCGATGGGCTGAACGACAAGCAGCGCAAGAGCATCGAGGCCATGGGCCGCGCCATCGTCAACAAGCTGCTGCACGAGCCCACCGCGCGCCTGCGCGCCGTGGGGCCCGAGCACGAGGGGAACCGGCTCGCGGGCGCCGCCGCCGAGCTGTTCGGCCTGGAAGACGAGGCCGCCTCCCGCGCGGAGGCCCAGGCCGCGCCCCCGGCCATCGCCGCCAGCGGGGGCAAGCGATGA
- a CDS encoding cytochrome C assembly family protein yields MSQPLVSLACHAYAFAALVYLTYLVRQWDALVLAGRLLVGGGLVLHGVALALAMGAQGIMPVGAAQGFSTLAFLLLAIGLVLDVRYRKPVIGAFITPLAVAVLLPGLLLQEGRAPLDAPLRQPLLPVHVGIALLGLAAFAVAAGVGVMYLLMERQVRGKHFGLLFARLPSLEFLDTLNRRLVVWGFVALSITLATGAFFVAGSPRGLTWMMDAKVVATFVAWGLFASVAGARVLVGWRGRRVALLTMAGFCLVLVSFLSSYDFSAGGMR; encoded by the coding sequence ATGAGTCAACCGCTGGTCTCCCTTGCTTGCCATGCCTACGCCTTCGCGGCGCTGGTGTACCTGACGTACCTGGTGCGCCAGTGGGACGCGTTGGTCCTCGCCGGACGCCTGCTGGTGGGCGGCGGGCTGGTGCTTCACGGCGTGGCCCTGGCCCTGGCCATGGGCGCTCAGGGCATCATGCCCGTGGGCGCCGCCCAGGGGTTCTCCACGCTGGCCTTCCTTCTGCTCGCCATCGGGCTCGTGCTGGATGTGCGCTACCGCAAGCCCGTCATCGGCGCCTTCATCACGCCCCTGGCGGTGGCGGTGCTGCTGCCCGGGCTGCTGCTGCAGGAGGGGCGGGCCCCCCTGGACGCGCCGCTGCGCCAGCCGTTGCTGCCGGTGCATGTCGGCATCGCCCTGCTGGGGCTGGCCGCCTTCGCCGTCGCGGCGGGCGTGGGGGTGATGTACCTCCTGATGGAACGGCAGGTACGCGGCAAGCACTTCGGGTTGCTCTTCGCCCGGCTTCCCTCGCTGGAGTTCCTGGACACCCTCAACCGCCGCCTGGTGGTGTGGGGATTCGTCGCACTTTCCATTACCCTGGCCACCGGGGCCTTCTTCGTGGCGGGCTCGCCGCGGGGGCTGACGTGGATGATGGATGCGAAGGTGGTGGCCACCTTCGTGGCCTGGGGCCTGTTTGCCTCGGTCGCGGGGGCGCGGGTGCTCGTGGGGTGGCGGGGCCGGCGGGTGGCGCTGCTGACCATGGCGGGGTTCTGCCTGGTGCTGGTGTCGTTCCTGTCGTCGTATGACTTCTCTGCTGGGGGGATGCGTTAG
- the trxA gene encoding thioredoxin: MAGANVLNIGDGDFTKEVIESDKPVLVDFWATWCAPCRAIAPAIDALADEYKDRVKVAKMDVDHNQDTPQKYGIRSIPTLLVFKGGKVVEQIVGTGGGKAKIEEALKKAL, translated from the coding sequence ATGGCAGGCGCGAACGTGCTGAACATCGGAGATGGGGATTTCACCAAGGAAGTCATCGAGTCCGACAAGCCGGTGCTCGTGGACTTCTGGGCCACCTGGTGCGCGCCCTGCCGGGCCATCGCCCCGGCCATCGATGCGCTGGCAGATGAGTACAAGGACCGGGTCAAGGTCGCCAAGATGGACGTCGACCACAACCAGGACACGCCCCAGAAGTACGGCATCCGCTCCATCCCCACCCTGCTCGTCTTCAAGGGCGGCAAGGTCGTCGAGCAGATCGTCGGCACCGGCGGCGGCAAGGCCAAGATCGAAGAAGCGCTCAAGAAGGCGCTTTAA
- the mgtE gene encoding magnesium transporter — protein sequence MLGNLLKPEFEELIRSRDWNSLREAFTEMDPADVAEVIEDLPAQESGVLFRLLPRDIAALVFEYLPPGQQSEVVGTLATEELKNLLNEMAPDDRTRLLEELPAEVTRRALTSLSPTELKVARQLLGYPEKSAGRYMTPEYLTLPGNLSAAEALDYVRSHGQGRETLHVLYIVDEKGRLLDDVRLASLVLSKPDTRVIDIHDRQLVSIPATADREEVIGFFEKYDRVVIPVTDSRGVMLGIITVDDVLDVAEEEATEDIQRMGGMEALEAPYLESGLLEMLRKRVGWLTLLFLGQMFTATAMAHYQDAIAQAVFLGTFVPLIISSGGNSGSQATSLIIRALAVRDVSLRDWWRVAMRESISGVALGVFLGVLGALRIALWPGHETLYGEHFLWVGVAVGLSVLGVVTFGTLCGSMLPFLLRRLGLDPATASAPFVATLVDVTGVVIYFTVASTLLAGRVF from the coding sequence ATGCTGGGAAACCTCCTCAAGCCCGAATTCGAAGAGCTGATCCGCTCCCGGGACTGGAACTCGCTGCGCGAGGCCTTCACCGAGATGGATCCGGCCGACGTGGCCGAAGTCATCGAGGATCTGCCCGCCCAGGAAAGCGGCGTGCTCTTCCGGCTCCTGCCGCGGGACATCGCCGCGCTGGTGTTCGAGTACCTCCCGCCCGGCCAGCAATCCGAGGTGGTAGGGACGCTGGCCACCGAGGAGCTGAAGAACCTGCTCAACGAGATGGCGCCGGACGACCGGACGCGTCTTCTGGAGGAGCTGCCCGCGGAGGTGACGCGGCGGGCGCTCACCTCGCTGTCGCCCACGGAGCTGAAGGTGGCGCGGCAGCTGCTCGGGTACCCGGAGAAGAGCGCCGGCCGCTACATGACGCCGGAGTACCTCACGCTGCCGGGAAACCTCTCGGCCGCCGAGGCCCTCGACTACGTGCGCTCGCACGGCCAGGGGCGGGAAACCCTGCACGTGCTCTACATCGTCGATGAGAAGGGCCGGCTGCTGGACGACGTGCGCCTGGCCTCGCTGGTGCTCTCCAAGCCGGACACCCGCGTCATCGACATCCACGACCGGCAGCTCGTCAGCATCCCGGCCACCGCGGACCGGGAGGAAGTCATCGGCTTCTTCGAGAAGTATGACCGCGTGGTGATTCCGGTGACGGACTCCCGGGGGGTGATGCTGGGCATCATCACCGTGGACGACGTGCTCGACGTGGCCGAGGAGGAGGCCACCGAGGACATCCAGCGCATGGGCGGCATGGAGGCCCTGGAGGCCCCGTACCTGGAGAGCGGCCTGCTGGAGATGCTGCGCAAGCGCGTGGGCTGGCTCACGCTGCTGTTCCTGGGGCAGATGTTCACCGCGACGGCCATGGCGCACTACCAGGACGCCATCGCCCAGGCCGTCTTCCTGGGCACCTTCGTGCCGCTCATCATCTCCTCGGGGGGCAACTCCGGCTCCCAGGCCACCTCCCTCATCATCCGCGCGCTCGCGGTGCGCGACGTGTCCCTGCGGGACTGGTGGCGCGTGGCGATGCGCGAGAGCATCAGCGGCGTGGCGCTGGGGGTGTTCCTCGGGGTGCTGGGCGCGCTGCGCATCGCGCTGTGGCCCGGCCACGAGACGCTCTATGGCGAGCACTTTCTCTGGGTGGGCGTGGCGGTGGGCCTCAGCGTGCTGGGGGTGGTGACCTTCGGCACGCTGTGCGGCTCCATGCTGCCGTTCCTGCTGCGCAGGCTCGGGTTGGATCCGGCCACCGCGTCCGCGCCCTTCGTGGCCACGCTGGTGGACGTCACCGGCGTGGTCATCTACTTCACCGTGGCGAGCACCCTGCTGGCGGGCCGGGTGTTCTGA
- the rodA gene encoding rod shape-determining protein RodA — MVPHIPWGLLFCVLGIATLGIWNLASASRPPHAPVWYSQTIFLGVALGAALVVCLVDYRWIQRMTVPIYVLNIVALIALRFVGHKAKGAESWFVLGPIRVQPAEFMKIAVVLMLAKIYHDDFRPGQGSYNLWRLWKPVMAVGVPFVLVLVQPDLGTALMIFLSSLTVLIFGKVRWYLVAMMVVGLLAGAGVIWNDYIRDSPEPRTTIVRHHLKRHQSQRISGWLDPEADLRGSGYHAAQSKIAVGSGGMTGKGWREGTQTGLSFLPEQHTDFIFSVWAEEHGFLSCLVLLALYGGLFSMALAVGFNARDRFGAFVAVGVTAMLFWQVFENIGMVIGLLPVTGITLPLMSYGGSSMLSVMLSIGLLVNISMRRHMF, encoded by the coding sequence ATGGTCCCCCACATCCCGTGGGGCCTGCTCTTCTGTGTCCTGGGCATCGCGACCTTGGGCATCTGGAACCTGGCCTCGGCGTCCCGGCCGCCCCATGCCCCCGTCTGGTACAGCCAGACCATCTTCCTGGGCGTGGCCCTGGGGGCCGCGCTGGTGGTGTGCCTGGTGGACTACCGGTGGATCCAGCGCATGACGGTGCCCATCTACGTGCTCAACATCGTGGCGCTCATCGCGCTGCGCTTCGTGGGGCACAAGGCCAAGGGCGCCGAGAGCTGGTTCGTGCTGGGGCCCATCCGCGTCCAGCCCGCCGAGTTCATGAAGATCGCCGTGGTGCTGATGCTGGCGAAGATCTACCACGACGACTTCCGGCCGGGCCAGGGCTCCTACAACCTGTGGCGCCTGTGGAAGCCGGTGATGGCGGTGGGCGTGCCGTTCGTGCTGGTGCTGGTGCAGCCGGACCTGGGCACCGCGCTGATGATCTTCCTGTCCTCGCTCACGGTGCTCATCTTCGGCAAGGTGCGCTGGTACCTCGTGGCGATGATGGTGGTGGGGCTGCTGGCCGGGGCGGGCGTCATCTGGAACGACTACATCCGGGACTCGCCCGAGCCGCGCACGACGATCGTCCGCCACCACCTCAAGAGGCACCAGAGCCAGCGCATCTCCGGGTGGTTGGATCCGGAGGCGGACCTGCGGGGCAGCGGCTACCACGCCGCCCAGTCCAAGATCGCCGTGGGCTCCGGGGGCATGACGGGCAAGGGCTGGCGCGAGGGCACCCAGACGGGCCTGTCCTTCCTGCCCGAGCAGCACACGGACTTCATCTTCTCCGTGTGGGCCGAGGAGCATGGGTTCCTCTCCTGCCTGGTGCTGCTGGCGCTCTATGGCGGGCTGTTCTCCATGGCCCTGGCCGTGGGCTTCAACGCGCGCGACAGGTTCGGCGCCTTCGTGGCCGTGGGCGTCACCGCGATGCTCTTCTGGCAGGTGTTCGAGAACATCGGCATGGTGATTGGCCTGCTGCCGGTGACGGGCATCACCCTGCCGCTGATGAGCTACGGCGGCTCCTCCATGCTGTCGGTGATGCTCAGCATCGGGCTGCTGGTGAACATCAGCATGCGCCGCCACATGTTCTGA
- the mrdA gene encoding penicillin-binding protein 2, which yields MTPPTLGNTTPGRDLKRRFLFLGLAMVGGMVLLAMQLYRLQLIRGEEYAAKSVANFVKEVRLRADRGVIKDARGTILVDSRPSFDAFITPAFCTHCFEQVIPRLAELLALDAEQRQKVEDQVRAARRNAPFQPIPVRVDLTRDELDRLNARHDILDGVEVVPVPHRNYRAGTVLSHVLGYMNEINQDELERLNADGAKYALGDYIGRRGLERYFESQLRGVDGVRKEVVNARGQTIVELNDMLGDHSVVPPEAGGNVVLSLDMRLQEVAEQAFPGVTGAVVAIDVNTGFIRALVSRPGFDPNLLTGRVTPAQMAALAKDPLQPMINRVAAEHYSPGSTFKVVSALAAYKSGLFRPESVVNCPGGYKLGARTWRCHKDSGHGPVTGRQAMQYSCDTWFYKVADTLGLDPIADMGKALGLGSPTGIGVVAEVPGIMPSTAYHDRLSPGGYSKGMALNSAIGQGDDNVTPLQLALVYASLANGGTLYKPQLVQRIEDLDGNVIDAFQPQVVRKVDINPAHLKAVIDSLMAVVNEPGGTAYRQRLKDIKVAGKTGTAQVATLGAVRVKTHQMEFFARDHAWFAGFAPADNPELAVVVLNEHGGHGGSDAAPTGMAVIQKYFDLKAQDAVSPPPRANQPYTPTLPPAPNLESAILSRGVTPPGLPNATAH from the coding sequence GTGACGCCTCCGACGCTGGGCAACACCACGCCGGGAAGAGATCTCAAGCGCCGCTTCCTGTTCCTGGGCCTGGCCATGGTGGGTGGCATGGTGCTGCTGGCCATGCAGCTCTACCGGCTCCAGCTCATCCGTGGCGAGGAGTACGCCGCCAAGAGCGTGGCCAACTTCGTCAAGGAGGTCCGCCTCCGCGCCGACCGCGGCGTCATCAAGGACGCCCGGGGCACCATCCTGGTGGACAGCCGGCCCTCGTTCGATGCGTTCATCACCCCGGCCTTCTGCACCCACTGCTTCGAGCAGGTCATCCCCCGGCTGGCCGAGCTGCTCGCGCTGGATGCCGAGCAGCGCCAGAAGGTGGAGGACCAGGTCCGCGCCGCCCGCCGCAACGCCCCGTTCCAGCCCATTCCGGTGCGGGTGGACCTGACGCGCGACGAGCTGGACCGGCTCAACGCCCGGCACGACATCCTGGACGGCGTGGAGGTGGTGCCGGTGCCGCACCGCAACTACCGCGCCGGCACGGTGCTCTCGCACGTGCTCGGCTACATGAACGAGATCAACCAGGACGAGCTGGAGCGGCTCAACGCCGACGGCGCCAAGTACGCGCTGGGCGACTACATCGGCCGCCGCGGCCTGGAGCGCTACTTCGAGTCCCAGCTTCGCGGCGTGGACGGGGTGCGCAAGGAAGTGGTGAACGCGCGCGGGCAGACCATCGTGGAGCTGAACGACATGCTCGGCGACCACTCGGTGGTGCCGCCGGAGGCCGGTGGCAACGTCGTGCTCTCGCTCGACATGCGGCTGCAGGAAGTGGCCGAGCAGGCCTTCCCGGGCGTGACGGGCGCGGTGGTGGCCATCGACGTGAACACCGGCTTCATCCGCGCGCTGGTGTCCCGGCCGGGTTTTGATCCCAACCTGCTCACCGGCCGCGTCACCCCGGCTCAGATGGCGGCGCTGGCGAAGGATCCGCTCCAGCCGATGATCAACCGCGTGGCGGCCGAGCACTACAGCCCCGGTTCCACCTTCAAGGTCGTCTCGGCGCTGGCCGCCTACAAGTCGGGCCTCTTCCGGCCGGAGTCGGTGGTGAACTGCCCCGGCGGCTACAAGCTCGGGGCGCGCACCTGGCGCTGCCACAAGGACAGCGGCCACGGTCCGGTGACGGGCCGCCAGGCGATGCAGTACTCGTGCGACACCTGGTTCTACAAGGTCGCCGACACCCTGGGCCTGGACCCCATCGCCGACATGGGCAAGGCCCTGGGCCTGGGCAGCCCCACCGGCATCGGCGTGGTGGCCGAGGTGCCGGGCATCATGCCCAGCACGGCCTACCATGACCGGCTCTCGCCGGGCGGCTACTCCAAGGGCATGGCGCTCAACAGCGCCATCGGGCAGGGCGATGACAACGTGACGCCGCTGCAGCTGGCGCTTGTGTATGCCTCCCTGGCCAATGGCGGCACGCTGTACAAGCCGCAGCTGGTGCAGCGCATCGAGGATCTGGACGGCAATGTCATCGATGCGTTCCAGCCGCAGGTGGTGCGCAAGGTGGACATCAACCCGGCGCACCTCAAGGCGGTCATCGACTCGCTGATGGCGGTGGTGAACGAGCCGGGCGGCACCGCGTACCGCCAGCGCCTCAAGGACATCAAGGTGGCGGGCAAGACGGGCACCGCCCAGGTGGCCACGCTGGGCGCGGTGCGCGTGAAGACGCACCAGATGGAGTTCTTCGCGCGAGACCATGCGTGGTTCGCGGGCTTCGCCCCGGCGGACAACCCGGAGCTCGCCGTGGTGGTGCTCAACGAGCACGGCGGCCACGGAGGCTCGGATGCGGCGCCCACGGGCATGGCCGTCATCCAGAAGTACTTCGACCTGAAGGCGCAGGATGCGGTCTCGCCGCCGCCGCGTGCCAACCAGCCCTATACCCCCACGTTGCCTCCCGCCCCCAACCTGGAGAGTGCGATTCTCTCCCGGGGCGTGACGCCCCCAGGCCTGCCGAATGCAACTGCGCATTGA